The following proteins are co-located in the Anas platyrhynchos isolate ZD024472 breed Pekin duck chromosome 1, IASCAAS_PekinDuck_T2T, whole genome shotgun sequence genome:
- the ING1 gene encoding inhibitor of growth protein 1 isoform X1: MKMLSPANGEQLHLVNYVEDYLDSIESMPFDLQRNVSLMREIDAKYQEILKDLDDYYEKFKRETDAVQKRRMLHCIQRALIRSQELGDEKIQIVSQMVELVENRTRQVDSHVELFETCQETNDTTGNSGKASQDKSKNETIAQAEKPNNKRSRRQRNNENRENASNNHDHDDITSGTPKEKKAKTSKKKKRSKAKAEREASPPDLPIDPNEPTYCLCNQVSYGEMIGCDNDECPIEWFHFSCVGLNHKPKGKWYCPKCRGENEKTMDKALEKSKKERAYNR, translated from the exons ATGAAAATGTTGAGTCCTGCGAACGGCGAGCAGCTGCACCTCGTGAACTATGTGGAGGATTACCTGGACTCCATCGAGTCGATGCCCTTCGATCTGCAGCGAAATGTCTCCTTGATGAGGGAAATTGACGCCAAATATCAAG AGATTCTGAAGGACCTGGATGATTACTATGAAAAATTCAAACGAGAGACAGATGCTGTGCAGAAAAGAAGAATGTTGCACTGCATACAGAGAGCGCTGATTCGGAGTCAGGAGCTGGGCGACGAGAAGATCCAAATCGTCAGTCAGATGGTAGAGCTTGTCGAGAACAgaaccaggcaagtggacagccACGTGGAACTGTTTGAGACGTGCCAAGAGACTAACGACACCACTGGGAACAGCGGCAAAGCCAGCCAAGATAAGTCAAAGAACGAGACAATTGCCCAGGCTGAGAAGCCCAACAATAAGAGGTCAAGGCGGCAAAGGAATAACGAGAATCGAGAAAATGCTTCAAATAATCATGATCACGATGACATCACCTCAGGAACTccaaaggagaagaaagcaaaaacatccaAGAAGAAGAAGCGATCCAAGGCTAAGGCGGAGAGGGAAGCTTCTCCTCCAGACCTTCCTATTGATCCCAATGAGCCAACATACTGCTTATGCAACCAAGTCTCCTATGGAGAAATGATAGGATGCGATAATGACGAGTGCCCCATCGAGTGGTTTCACTTTTCCTGCGTGGGACTCAACCATAAACCAAAGGGCAAATGGTACTGCCCCAAATGTCgaggagaaaatgagaaaactatGGACAAGGCATTGGAGAAGTCTAAAAAAGAAAGGGCCTACAACAGGTAG
- the ING1 gene encoding inhibitor of growth protein 1 isoform X2, producing the protein MSHLSDFSFGEPVFDQPRALQKEILKDLDDYYEKFKRETDAVQKRRMLHCIQRALIRSQELGDEKIQIVSQMVELVENRTRQVDSHVELFETCQETNDTTGNSGKASQDKSKNETIAQAEKPNNKRSRRQRNNENRENASNNHDHDDITSGTPKEKKAKTSKKKKRSKAKAEREASPPDLPIDPNEPTYCLCNQVSYGEMIGCDNDECPIEWFHFSCVGLNHKPKGKWYCPKCRGENEKTMDKALEKSKKERAYNR; encoded by the exons ATGAGCCACTTGTCAGATTTCAGCTTTGGGGAGCCTGTCTTTGATCAGCCTCGTGCATTACAAAAAG AGATTCTGAAGGACCTGGATGATTACTATGAAAAATTCAAACGAGAGACAGATGCTGTGCAGAAAAGAAGAATGTTGCACTGCATACAGAGAGCGCTGATTCGGAGTCAGGAGCTGGGCGACGAGAAGATCCAAATCGTCAGTCAGATGGTAGAGCTTGTCGAGAACAgaaccaggcaagtggacagccACGTGGAACTGTTTGAGACGTGCCAAGAGACTAACGACACCACTGGGAACAGCGGCAAAGCCAGCCAAGATAAGTCAAAGAACGAGACAATTGCCCAGGCTGAGAAGCCCAACAATAAGAGGTCAAGGCGGCAAAGGAATAACGAGAATCGAGAAAATGCTTCAAATAATCATGATCACGATGACATCACCTCAGGAACTccaaaggagaagaaagcaaaaacatccaAGAAGAAGAAGCGATCCAAGGCTAAGGCGGAGAGGGAAGCTTCTCCTCCAGACCTTCCTATTGATCCCAATGAGCCAACATACTGCTTATGCAACCAAGTCTCCTATGGAGAAATGATAGGATGCGATAATGACGAGTGCCCCATCGAGTGGTTTCACTTTTCCTGCGTGGGACTCAACCATAAACCAAAGGGCAAATGGTACTGCCCCAAATGTCgaggagaaaatgagaaaactatGGACAAGGCATTGGAGAAGTCTAAAAAAGAAAGGGCCTACAACAGGTAG